The segment TTATCGAGCCTTCGAACCTTCCGCGGCGGTCAGCGTGGCGATGAAGACGACCGCGTCCATCGCGGTCGCGGGGGATATCTCGGCCTCGGTCACATGGTTGGCGCGGATCGACTGGGTCCGCCGCAGCCAGCCGGCCGCCGGCCCGGCCGTGCGGGCGGGGCGCAGGTCGAGCAGGAAGCGCTGGCTTCCGACCCGCGCCAGCGCGACGTCGAGGCTGCCGGCGCCGGGCGCGGCGGGGGGCAGGCCGGGCCCGTTCGCCCCCGATGCGATCGGCACGATGAACAGCCGGTCGCCGAGCGCCGCGCGGAGATGCTGGCCCATCGCCTTGGGCGCCCGCCGGTAGACCGACCAGATGCCGCCGCGCGTCGCCGCGTTCATCACATGCCCGTCATGCGCGAACAGCAGGACGCGCCCGTCCGGTCCCTCGCGATCGAGCACCCAGCGGGCATTGCCGGCCATCGCCGCGTCGCGGGCGGCGTCGGCGCGATAATCCTCCGGCGACAGCTCCTCGCCGGACGGTGCGGACGTCCGAAACATATGGTCCAGCTGACGGGCGAGCACCGCGTTGCGGCGCGCCCAGTCGAGCTCCTCGCGCCCCGACAGCGCGACGAGGCGGTCGCCATGGCGATCGAGATAGCGGACGAGCCCGTCGACCGCCGCGCGCAGGCGGCGGCGTTCGGTCCGATCGAGCGCGGCATGGCCGGGCTGGGTGAAGCGCCCGAGGAAAGGCTCGACCGCCGCTCGCGCCGCGCGTGATTCGGTGGCGCCGAAACGCACCAGATAAGCGAGCGCGGCGTCGAGCGTGATCCGCGCGTTCGCCCAGGCGCCGCTGCTGTCGCCGCCGCTCATGTCGATGCCGTAGAAGGCGATCTTCCGCCGATGCGCCGGATCGGCGTTGTAAGCGCGCATCCATTCGACCAGCGCGACATTCTCGGCGAACCGGCCGAAGCCCCAGCTCAGGCTCTCGCGGACCAGTTGGCGCGCATCGCCCGGCCCGCCCGCGACATAGTCGTGCAGCCGCCGGGCCTCGCCGGTGCCGCTCTCGATCGCGATCGCGGTGAAACCCTGATGCTCGACCAGATGGCGGAACAGGCAGTTGCGGAACGCCAGCGGCTCGTGCGCGCCGTGCGCCGGCTCGCCCAACGCGATCATCCTTGCCGCGCCCGCCGCCCGGCCGACCGCCGCCATGGACGGATCGTCGCAGGCGGGCAACGGCACGGCATGGTCGCGCGCCCATGCCACGAAGGCGGCCGCCGGATCGGGCTGGGCGACGGCCGGCGCGGACAGGAGCAGGCCGAGCGCGACCGCGCCGATGCGGATCATGGCAGGTCGATCCGGTAGAGCGGCACTCCGCTCAGCTTCAGCCGTTGCGCGCGGCCGTCGATGATCGTGTCGAACACCAGCTGCTCGGGCGCATAGGCCGGCTCGGCGAGGCGGAAGCGGCCCGAGCCGTCCTCGGCGAGCGCGTCGGGCGGCGCGTTGGAATCGGCATAGGCCATCATCAACCGCCCATTGCGGACGAAGATGCGCAGGCCCGGCCCCTCCTCGCCATGCGCCATGTAGCGGCCGACGAGCGGGCGATAGGCGGCGGGCGTCTCGGCCGGCGGCGGGCCGCTGCCCGCCCTGGCATAGTCGGTCGCGCCGTCGGAGACGCCGGTCACCGCGCCGGCGGCGTCGCGGAAGAAGAGGAAGCTGCGCGGCCCTTGCGGGGTGAGATAGGCGCCCCAGCCGTCGCGCGTCAGCCGCACCAGCGGCAGCGTCGCGCCGTCCTGGGCGGCGGTGAGTTGCCCCGACGCATCGACCGCGATGACGAGCCGCTCGCCATGCGGGCCGGCGAAATGGCCGGCGAAGCTGGAGGGTTCAGCGAACGGCTTCGGCACTGGGCTGGCGGCTGGCGCCTTGCCCGCGAGCCGCGCGATGATGCGGTCGCGCAGGCTTGGGTCGATCGGGCCGTTGCCGAGCAGCACCACCGCCACCCCCTGCCCCAGGTCGACGTTGAGATAGGCCTGGAATCCGGCAATCGATCCGCTGTGCGCCAGCACCCGGCCCTGGTCCCGCACCTCCAGGCCATAGCCATAATCGTCGAGCCGCGCGGTCGCGAGGCGCGCGAAGGCCCGTGCGGAGATCAGCCGCCCGCCCGGCGCGTCGCCGCGCGCGAGCAGCATGCGCGCATAGCTGGCCATGTCGCCCGCCGTCGAGACGATCGCGCCGTCCGCCGCCAGATAGGGAAACCAGGGCGCTTGATGATAGCTGCCGTCGGGCGAGCGCGCATAGCTGGTCGCGATCCGCCCGCGCAGCCGATCGTCGATCTGCGGCGCGGTGGCGGCCATGCCGAGCCGGTCGAGCACCCGCCGCTTCAGGACCAGCGCGAAGGGCTGTCCCTCGATCCGCTCGGCGGCATAGCCGAGCAGCTGATAGCCGAGGTTCGAATACCAGAAATGCGCGCCGGGCGCGGTGCGCAGCTCGACATCGTTCGCCGCCACGATCGCGAAGCGCATCGACGCGACGTCGAACAGATAATTGGGCAGGCCCGATGTGTGGGTGAGCAGCGCGTCGCCGGTGATCGCGGGAAAGGCGGTGCGCGGATGGAAATCGGGAAGGTAGCGGGCGATCGGCGCATCGGGATCGAAGCGCCCCTCGTCGGCGAGCTGCATCAGCGTGATCGCGGTGAAGGACTTGGAGATCGATCCGATCGCGAAGCGGGTGTCCGCCGTCACCGGCGCCCGGGCGGCGATGTCGGCATAGCCGTGCGTCGCGACCAGCAGGGTCCCGTCGCGATCGGTGACCGCGACAGCAAGACCCCAGGGATCGGGCGCCGCCGCGACCATCGCCCGGACGTCGGCGATCGCCGCATCGGGCACCGCCCTTGCGGTCCGGGCGGACGCCGCGACGGCCAGCCCCAGCGACAGCGCGAGGGCGAGGCCGAGGCGGCTCAGCCGAGACATGCGTCGACCAGCCGCTCGAAGCTCGGCCCGCCGCGCATCGGATCGGCCACCGGCAACTCCCATTCGCGGCTGCGGCGCGCGATCAGCGCCTCCGCCTCGTCGGCTGGCAGCCCGGCAGTGTTGAGCGACACCCCGGCGCAGCGCACCGCCGCATTGGTCCGCCGCGCCAGCCGCAGCGACAGCTCGACCGCCTCGCCGATCGACGGCAGCACATAGTCGGGCAGGCCCATGATCCGGTCGCGGCCATGCGCGTGGCACAGCACCAATATGTCGGGCTGCGACCCATGCAGCAGCCCCAGCGACACGCCGGCATAAGACGGGTGGAAGATCGAGCCCTGCCCCTCGATCACGTCCCAATGGCCGGGATCGGCATCGGGGCTGAGCCGCTCGGCCGCGCCGGCCACGAAGTCGCTGACCACCGAATCGATCGGGATGCCCGATCCCGCGATCATGATCCCGGTCTGGCCGGTCGCGCGGAAATCGGCGTCCAGCCCGCGCGCGCGGAACGCCGCCGCCAGCGCGAGCGCGGTATATTTCTTGCCCAGCGCGCAATCGGTGCCGACGGTCAGCAGGCGCTTGCCCGATCGGGGCCGGCCGCTCGCGATCGGCAGGCCGGGCGGGGGCACGCGCACGTCGATCAGGCGGCGGCCGAGCCGCTCCGCCGCCGCCCGCAGGCGCGGTTCCTCCACCAGCCGGTCGTGCGCGCCGCTGATGATGTCGAGCCCCGCTTCGAGCGCCTCGACGATGTACGGGACCCAGGCCGGCGCGATCGCGCCGCCGATCGACGCCACCGACAGCACCAGCGCGCGGGCGCCGGCACGATAGGCCTCGTCCGGCCGCATCAGGGGCAGGCCGAGCGACGCCCGCGCCCCGTCGCATTTATATTCGGCGACGCACAGATCGGGCGCCCAGTCGCGCAGGCCGAGCCCGGTCTTGAGGAAACCGCTGTCGTCGGCGTCGCCGAGGAACAGCAGATAGGGGCGCGGCAGGTCGAATCCCTGCGCCGACAGCGGGGCGATCGCGGCGGCGTTCATTTCCGAAACTCCGAACGGACCGGCCGGCCCGGCCGCACGTCGGGCACCAGTGCACCCTGGTCGACGACGAGTACGCCGTTGACCATCACGTAACGGAAACCTTCGGACGGGCGAGCCGCATCGCCATAGGCGGCCTTCGCGCCGACCGTGGCCGGATCGAACAGGACGATGTCGGCGTCGGCGCCCGCCTGGAGCCGCCCCTTGCGGCGCATCGCCGGCACGAAGGCCTCGAGCCGCTGTGCCGGCATCAGCGCCATCTTGCGGATCGCCTCGCTCCAGCCCAGCACCCCGGTCTCGCGGACATAATGGCCCAGCACGCGCGCGAAGGTGCCCGCCGATCGCGGATGGCTGTTGGCCCCCGCGATATTGCCGCCGTCGCTGGCGACGAGGACCGGCGGGTCGCGCAGCAGCGCGGCGATCGTCGCCTCGCTGTTCATGTGCATGATCACGCCGTCGTCGCCGGTGCCGCTGCGCAGCGCGTCGAACTCGGCCTGGGTCAGGCGCTTGCCGGTGCTGCGCGACTGGAGGTCGCCGACCCCGACGCCCCAGCGCTTCTCCCAGCCCGGATCGAAGATGACGCTGCGGATCGAATCGACCGATCCGTCCCAGGGATAGGTCTCGGTCGACACGTCGACGCCATGCGCCTTCGCCTCGCGCATCAGCCGCGTCATCAGCGGCGCGTCGGACATCGCCATGCTGTTGATGTGGACGACATGGACGCAGGCGCCGGTGATCGCCGCGTTGGCGATGCTCTCCTGCACCGATTCGAGCGTGCTGTCGGGCTCGACCAGGCTGCCGTAGCGGACATGGGTGAAGACGCAGGTGCGCATCCGCCCGGCGACGCGGGTGACGTCGAGCATCTCCTTATGGGTGATGCCGGGCGCATATTGGGTGCCGCTGCCGATCCCGATCGCGCCGGCGCGCAGCCCCTCCTCCAGCAAGGGCGCGAGACGGCCATATTGGGCGTCGGGGATCGGCCGGTCGATCTCCTCCCCGGCGAAGAAGGCCTCGGGCTTGTCGAGCGCGACGAGCCCCTCGGCGCCGCCGCCCTTCTGGAGGAAATAGCGGATCGGGGTATGGCCGACGCTGGTGCCGTAGTTGAGCAGCTCGCGCCCCGCGCGCTTCGCATACCAGCGGTCGACCGGATAGGCGCCGATCTCCAGTTCCAGCCGGGTGGTGACGCCGTCCCGCGCCTGATAGCCCGCCGTCTCCTGGTTGGTCGCGTGCGAGTGGAGGTCGATGAAGCCCGGCGCCGCGATCAGCCCACGCGCGTCGATCGTCCGCCGCCCCTCGATCGGCGCGACGGTGACGGCGGTGATCCGGTCGCCGTCGATCGCGATGTTGCGCACCGCGTCGAGCCCGCTTTCCGGATCGATCGCCCGCGCGCCGATATAGACGACGTCATGGACGGCCGCCGCCGCCGGACGGCCGGCGAGCGACAGCGCCGCCATCGCCGCCAGCGCGATCATCCTTGCGGGGACAGGCCTCAAAAATCCCTCCGCACCGAAATGGTGAAGCTGCGCGGTTCGCCGACGACATTGCCGTAGAACAGCGTCTGATAGTTGTTGATGTAATATTTCTTGTCGAACA is part of the Rhizorhabdus wittichii RW1 genome and harbors:
- a CDS encoding beta-lactamase (PFAM: beta-lactamase) encodes the protein MPDAAIADVRAMVAAAPDPWGLAVAVTDRDGTLLVATHGYADIAARAPVTADTRFAIGSISKSFTAITLMQLADEGRFDPDAPIARYLPDFHPRTAFPAITGDALLTHTSGLPNYLFDVASMRFAIVAANDVELRTAPGAHFWYSNLGYQLLGYAAERIEGQPFALVLKRRVLDRLGMAATAPQIDDRLRGRIATSYARSPDGSYHQAPWFPYLAADGAIVSTAGDMASYARMLLARGDAPGGRLISARAFARLATARLDDYGYGLEVRDQGRVLAHSGSIAGFQAYLNVDLGQGVAVVLLGNGPIDPSLRDRIIARLAGKAPAASPVPKPFAEPSSFAGHFAGPHGERLVIAVDASGQLTAAQDGATLPLVRLTRDGWGAYLTPQGPRSFLFFRDAAGAVTGVSDGATDYARAGSGPPPAETPAAYRPLVGRYMAHGEEGPGLRIFVRNGRLMMAYADSNAPPDALAEDGSGRFRLAEPAYAPEQLVFDTIIDGRAQRLKLSGVPLYRIDLP
- a CDS encoding protein of unknown function DUF1611 (PFAM: protein of unknown function DUF1611) yields the protein MNAAAIAPLSAQGFDLPRPYLLFLGDADDSGFLKTGLGLRDWAPDLCVAEYKCDGARASLGLPLMRPDEAYRAGARALVLSVASIGGAIAPAWVPYIVEALEAGLDIISGAHDRLVEEPRLRAAAERLGRRLIDVRVPPPGLPIASGRPRSGKRLLTVGTDCALGKKYTALALAAAFRARGLDADFRATGQTGIMIAGSGIPIDSVVSDFVAGAAERLSPDADPGHWDVIEGQGSIFHPSYAGVSLGLLHGSQPDILVLCHAHGRDRIMGLPDYVLPSIGEAVELSLRLARRTNAAVRCAGVSLNTAGLPADEAEALIARRSREWELPVADPMRGGPSFERLVDACLG
- a CDS encoding Erythromycin esterase (PFAM: Erythromycin esterase), which codes for MIRIGAVALGLLLSAPAVAQPDPAAAFVAWARDHAVPLPACDDPSMAAVGRAAGAARMIALGEPAHGAHEPLAFRNCLFRHLVEHQGFTAIAIESGTGEARRLHDYVAGGPGDARQLVRESLSWGFGRFAENVALVEWMRAYNADPAHRRKIAFYGIDMSGGDSSGAWANARITLDAALAYLVRFGATESRAARAAVEPFLGRFTQPGHAALDRTERRRLRAAVDGLVRYLDRHGDRLVALSGREELDWARRNAVLARQLDHMFRTSAPSGEELSPEDYRADAARDAAMAGNARWVLDREGPDGRVLLFAHDGHVMNAATRGGIWSVYRRAPKAMGQHLRAALGDRLFIVPIASGANGPGLPPAAPGAGSLDVALARVGSQRFLLDLRPARTAGPAAGWLRRTQSIRANHVTEAEISPATAMDAVVFIATLTAAEGSKAR
- a CDS encoding dihydroorotase (PFAM: amidohydrolase; D-aminoacylase domain protein; Amidohydrolase 3) produces the protein MRPVPARMIALAAMAALSLAGRPAAAAVHDVVYIGARAIDPESGLDAVRNIAIDGDRITAVTVAPIEGRRTIDARGLIAAPGFIDLHSHATNQETAGYQARDGVTTRLELEIGAYPVDRWYAKRAGRELLNYGTSVGHTPIRYFLQKGGGAEGLVALDKPEAFFAGEEIDRPIPDAQYGRLAPLLEEGLRAGAIGIGSGTQYAPGITHKEMLDVTRVAGRMRTCVFTHVRYGSLVEPDSTLESVQESIANAAITGACVHVVHINSMAMSDAPLMTRLMREAKAHGVDVSTETYPWDGSVDSIRSVIFDPGWEKRWGVGVGDLQSRSTGKRLTQAEFDALRSGTGDDGVIMHMNSEATIAALLRDPPVLVASDGGNIAGANSHPRSAGTFARVLGHYVRETGVLGWSEAIRKMALMPAQRLEAFVPAMRRKGRLQAGADADIVLFDPATVGAKAAYGDAARPSEGFRYVMVNGVLVVDQGALVPDVRPGRPVRSEFRK